The Nocardioides pantholopis genome window below encodes:
- a CDS encoding sulfotransferase family protein, with protein MSRLPNFLYVGPDKAGSSWLHEVLLKHPDVYLTPAKDLYFFDRYYDRGLAWYADQFRDARAERVVGEICQDYLFHPRAAERIHDTLGPVRVMVSLRDPVERAWSSYLYMRKHGIGPDTFAAALRSHPELLEHGRYATGLDRFLQRFPRELVHVALFDDLSADPQSFLDSVTDFLDVARLPLAARDLAARLPAARARSLRVASVARRGADWVREHDGARLVGRVKRSALVQRALYQPIDRSAVRPDPGDVAVVRTALGPEVDALERTFGLSLRESWGW; from the coding sequence GTGAGCCGGCTGCCGAACTTCCTCTACGTGGGCCCGGACAAGGCGGGCTCCTCCTGGCTGCACGAGGTGCTGCTCAAGCACCCCGACGTCTACCTGACCCCGGCCAAGGACCTCTACTTCTTCGACCGCTACTACGACCGCGGCCTGGCCTGGTACGCCGACCAGTTCCGCGACGCGCGGGCCGAGCGGGTCGTCGGCGAGATCTGCCAGGACTACCTGTTCCATCCCCGGGCCGCGGAGCGGATCCACGACACCCTCGGTCCGGTCCGGGTGATGGTCTCGCTGCGCGACCCGGTCGAGCGGGCCTGGTCCTCCTACCTCTACATGCGCAAGCACGGCATCGGTCCGGACACGTTCGCCGCGGCGCTGCGCAGCCACCCCGAGCTGCTCGAGCACGGCCGCTACGCCACCGGGCTGGACCGCTTCCTGCAGCGGTTCCCGCGCGAGCTGGTCCATGTGGCCCTCTTCGACGACCTGAGCGCCGACCCCCAGTCCTTCCTCGACTCGGTCACCGACTTCCTCGACGTCGCCCGGCTGCCGCTGGCCGCCCGGGACCTCGCCGCCCGGCTGCCGGCCGCCCGGGCCCGCTCGCTGCGGGTGGCCTCGGTCGCGCGCCGCGGCGCCGACTGGGTCCGCGAGCACGACGGCGCCCGCCTGGTCGGGCGGGTCAAGCGCTCCGCGCTCGTGCAGCGCGCCCTGTACCAGCCGATCGACCGCAGCGCGGTCCGGCCGGATCCGGGGGACGTGGCAGTGGTCCGGACCGCGCTCGGCCCGGAGGTCGACGCCCTGGAGCGCACCTTCGGGCTCTCGCTGCGCGAGTCCTGGGGCTGGTAG
- a CDS encoding tyrosine-protein kinase family protein: MSQRTSAAEPPGADLPPDAAQPAQPAQPAPGPAPASLRRRTRAAAAGWHPWLAVAGLLLGLLAGLLLPGLLPSGYRATASLLIHPLDGNPYSPTTQGSDLVNLETEAQVARSDAVVAAVAQQLPGSTGRSGLESGLSVSVVPNTQVLELTFSAEDADRAGEVAALFAASYLEHRSAQRDTRLDSERGRLEERIQELTGQLDELRATDAGNQDPEVRAIGGQLLNLRLQSAALSAAATSPGRVITAPAARASGLPVPTWLGGAAGGLLGLLAGLGLGRLREQRAGLVRTVEDVEALGLVVVADHRGHAAEAGPSGPAGPSEAARAAANLVSRRAEPPRTIAVAALGGTDGARRLSLELADVLSQDSESTLLIDGRRGNGPVRDGLSEILLRSRSLAAVVAPGGEEVSYLGAGRDPDAAARLYASSRMTRLLDDAAASYSWVVVDCPAGTTTDGRSMVSACRYWIPVVVPGRTTRHDVTRALVWAESAGVTVLGCVIVDADRPGPRRPAVERAEASEPGHG, from the coding sequence ATGAGCCAACGCACGTCAGCTGCCGAGCCGCCGGGCGCCGACCTCCCCCCGGACGCGGCCCAGCCGGCCCAGCCGGCCCAGCCCGCCCCCGGCCCCGCCCCCGCCTCGCTGCGCCGGCGCACCCGCGCGGCCGCGGCGGGCTGGCACCCGTGGCTGGCCGTCGCCGGGCTGCTCCTGGGGCTGCTGGCCGGGCTGCTGCTGCCCGGCCTCCTCCCGAGCGGCTACCGGGCCACCGCCTCGCTGCTGATCCACCCGCTGGACGGCAACCCGTACAGCCCCACCACCCAGGGCAGCGACCTGGTCAACCTCGAGACCGAGGCCCAGGTCGCGCGCTCCGACGCGGTCGTCGCGGCCGTCGCCCAGCAGCTCCCCGGAAGCACCGGCCGCAGCGGTCTGGAGTCCGGGCTCAGCGTCAGCGTGGTCCCGAACACCCAGGTCCTCGAGCTGACCTTCAGCGCCGAGGACGCCGACCGCGCCGGCGAGGTGGCCGCGCTGTTCGCGGCCAGCTACCTGGAGCATCGCTCCGCGCAGCGCGACACCCGGCTGGACAGCGAGCGGGGCCGCCTCGAGGAGCGGATCCAGGAGCTCACCGGCCAGCTGGACGAGCTGCGGGCGACCGACGCCGGCAACCAGGACCCGGAGGTCCGCGCGATCGGCGGCCAGCTGCTGAACCTGCGCCTGCAGTCGGCGGCCCTGAGCGCGGCGGCCACCAGCCCCGGCCGGGTGATCACGGCGCCCGCGGCCCGCGCCAGCGGGCTCCCGGTGCCGACCTGGCTCGGCGGCGCCGCCGGCGGGCTGCTCGGGCTGCTGGCCGGGCTCGGCCTCGGGCGGCTGCGCGAGCAGCGCGCCGGCCTGGTGCGCACGGTCGAGGACGTCGAGGCGCTCGGGCTGGTCGTCGTCGCCGACCACCGCGGCCACGCCGCCGAGGCGGGGCCGTCGGGGCCGGCCGGGCCGTCGGAGGCCGCGCGAGCGGCCGCGAACCTGGTGTCCCGGCGTGCCGAGCCCCCGCGCACGATCGCGGTCGCCGCCCTCGGCGGCACCGACGGCGCCCGCCGGCTCTCCCTGGAGCTCGCCGACGTGCTCTCCCAGGACTCGGAGTCCACGCTGCTCATCGACGGGCGGCGCGGGAACGGTCCGGTCCGCGACGGGCTCTCCGAGATCCTGCTGCGCAGCCGCTCGCTCGCGGCTGTCGTCGCACCGGGCGGGGAGGAGGTCAGCTACCTCGGCGCGGGCCGCGACCCGGACGCCGCGGCCCGGCTCTACGCCAGCTCCCGGATGACCAGGCTGCTCGACGACGCCGCCGCGTCCTACTCCTGGGTGGTCGTCGACTGCCCGGCCGGGACCACCACCGACGGCCGGTCGATGGTCAGCGCCTGCCGCTACTGGATCCCGGTCGTGGTGCCCGGCCGGACCACCCGGCACGACGTCACCCGGGCCCTGGTCTGGGCGGAGTCCGCCGGCGTGACAGTGCTGGGCTGCGTGATCGTCGACGCGGACCGGCCCGGCCCGCGGCGCCCGGCCGTCGAGCGTGCGGAGGCCTCCGAGCCCGGCCATGGATGA
- a CDS encoding sulfotransferase family protein, protein MTIRSAVPAELRVAGRRAAVQVGRASAGWRPLPDFLVIGGQRCGTTSLFRALMDHPQVRRPNLHKGVNYFDVNYSRGQRWYRGHFPVRGPGSQTRVFDASGYYMVHPLAAARIARDLPQVKVIALVRDPVERAWSAYKHELARGFEWERSFLDALRLEDERLDGEVDRMLRDPDHQSFNHRHHAYRRRGEYADLLAPFVAGLSAERVLVVESERFFARPAEQYERVTSFLGVRPHQPARFDRWNARPGSEMPDPARDLLRRHFAEHDERLGALLGRPPAWRVTA, encoded by the coding sequence ATGACGATCCGCTCCGCCGTCCCCGCCGAGCTGCGCGTCGCCGGCCGCCGGGCCGCCGTCCAGGTCGGCCGGGCCAGCGCCGGCTGGCGCCCGCTCCCGGACTTCCTGGTCATCGGCGGGCAGCGGTGCGGCACCACGTCGCTGTTCCGGGCGCTGATGGACCACCCGCAGGTCCGGCGGCCGAACCTGCACAAGGGCGTGAACTACTTCGACGTCAACTACTCCCGCGGTCAGCGGTGGTACCGCGGGCACTTCCCGGTGCGCGGTCCCGGGTCGCAGACCCGGGTCTTCGACGCCAGCGGCTACTACATGGTGCACCCGCTGGCGGCTGCCCGGATCGCCCGGGACCTGCCGCAGGTCAAGGTGATCGCGCTGGTGCGGGACCCGGTGGAGCGGGCCTGGTCGGCGTACAAGCACGAGCTGGCGCGCGGGTTCGAGTGGGAGCGCTCCTTCCTCGACGCCCTGCGGCTGGAGGACGAGCGGCTCGACGGCGAGGTCGACCGGATGCTGCGCGACCCGGACCACCAGAGCTTCAACCACCGCCACCACGCCTACCGGCGCCGAGGCGAGTACGCCGACCTGCTCGCGCCGTTCGTCGCGGGCCTGTCCGCCGAGCGCGTCCTCGTCGTGGAGAGCGAGCGGTTCTTCGCCCGGCCCGCGGAGCAGTACGAGCGGGTCACCTCGTTCCTCGGGGTGCGCCCGCACCAGCCGGCCCGGTTCGACCGCTGGAACGCCCGTCCTGGGTCCGAGATGCCGGACCCGGCCCGGGACCTGCTGCGCCGCCACTTCGCCGAGCACGACGAGCGGCTCGGCGCGCTGCTGGGCCGGCCGCCGGCATGGCGGGTGACGGCATGA